Proteins encoded together in one Candidatus Jidaibacter acanthamoeba window:
- a CDS encoding TrbC/VirB2 family protein — protein MNKINGKKIIQRITAKFIILNIISNQALAVTSTSNLPWEAPLETVKTSITGPVAITIAVLAMCITGAALAFGEELSGFVRRILMLVLAISILVSSSSIITTLFGVAGAVI, from the coding sequence ATGAATAAAATAAACGGAAAAAAAATTATACAAAGGATCACTGCTAAATTTATCATTTTAAATATAATAAGCAATCAGGCATTAGCGGTCACAAGCACAAGTAACTTACCTTGGGAAGCGCCACTGGAAACAGTGAAAACAAGTATCACAGGACCAGTCGCGATTACAATTGCGGTACTTGCTATGTGTATAACAGGAGCTGCACTTGCGTTCGGCGAAGAATTATCAGGCTTTGTCAGAAGAATACTGATGCTTGTGTTAGCTATCTCAATTTTAGTATCAAGTTCAAGCATAATAACTACCCTGTTCGGTGTAGCAGGAGCAGTTATCTAA
- a CDS encoding EexN family lipoprotein, with the protein MIKKTILLLVVVLNLQGCSNDEDLVKYYAQHHEERQSVLKRCKDGYFFKMFNKNKCRSAEAAAQKSFWDIEEPGKNKTYKTFKGGSQ; encoded by the coding sequence ATGATTAAAAAAACTATTTTACTGCTGGTAGTAGTACTAAACCTGCAAGGCTGTAGCAATGATGAGGATTTGGTAAAATACTATGCTCAGCATCATGAGGAAAGACAATCAGTACTTAAACGGTGTAAGGATGGATATTTCTTTAAAATGTTTAATAAAAACAAATGCAGAAGTGCAGAAGCAGCTGCTCAAAAAAGTTTTTGGGATATAGAAGAACCCGGAAAGAATAAAACTTATAAAACTTTCAAAGGCGGAAGCCAATAA
- the trbB gene encoding P-type conjugative transfer ATPase TrbB has translation MSNILAKEEQNRRLEDKLRRELGEEIISKLNDPKIIEIMLNPDGKVWYDVIGEGLSDSSYKISKLQAENLLSTIASVYNTVINTSSPILEVELPFWGSRFTAISAPVVSSPSFTIRKRPEKIWTLQDYLKRKIITAHEIEIIRQAIVSRKNILIVGGTGSGKTTLVNALLHELFLSAPKDRILIIEDTIELKSQLPNTIELRTSQNIDINRCLRTALRMRPDRIIVGEIRGQEASTLIKAWNTGHPGGISTVHANSAAAGLIRIEQLIQEANIKPIGEIIAEAINLIIFIERIKSSPWRKVKEIKEVKGYENGKYILNFKATRI, from the coding sequence ATGAGTAATATTTTAGCGAAAGAAGAACAAAACAGAAGACTTGAAGACAAGCTAAGGCGCGAACTTGGGGAAGAAATAATCAGTAAGCTCAATGATCCGAAAATTATAGAAATTATGTTAAATCCTGATGGAAAGGTTTGGTATGATGTAATTGGAGAAGGTTTGAGTGATAGCAGTTATAAAATAAGTAAACTGCAAGCTGAAAATCTTTTAAGTACTATTGCTTCCGTCTATAATACTGTAATCAATACCTCTTCTCCCATACTGGAAGTAGAGCTGCCGTTTTGGGGGAGCAGATTTACTGCAATTTCTGCTCCCGTAGTTTCATCTCCTTCGTTTACTATTCGAAAAAGGCCTGAAAAGATCTGGACGCTGCAAGATTATTTGAAGAGAAAGATAATAACCGCCCATGAGATAGAAATAATCAGACAAGCTATAGTTTCAAGGAAAAACATTTTAATAGTAGGAGGTACGGGGTCAGGTAAGACTACACTCGTAAATGCATTGCTGCATGAGTTATTCTTATCTGCACCAAAAGATAGAATATTAATTATTGAAGATACTATCGAGCTAAAATCTCAATTACCTAATACTATAGAACTCAGGACTTCACAAAACATTGATATTAACCGTTGCTTAAGAACTGCACTCAGGATGAGGCCTGATAGGATTATTGTCGGGGAAATAAGAGGTCAAGAAGCAAGTACACTGATTAAAGCATGGAATACAGGTCATCCCGGAGGTATATCAACCGTGCATGCCAATTCGGCGGCAGCAGGATTAATCAGAATTGAGCAACTTATTCAGGAAGCCAATATAAAACCTATCGGCGAGATCATAGCGGAAGCAATCAACTTAATAATCTTTATTGAGCGAATTAAAAGCTCACCATGGCGCAAGGTCAAGGAGATAAAAGAGGTTAAAGGATATGAGAATGGCAAATACATACTTAATTTTAAAGCAACAAGGATATAA
- the trbD gene encoding conjugal transfer protein TrbD yields MRNELRRVPIRRSLTRRQMILGGERSLVLLAALSSSVIGLSIALGYNFTLGIAIASILWSLELFLLRLMGKADALMSLVFMRSVKFKSYYPSKGKYSG; encoded by the coding sequence ATGAGAAATGAATTACGCCGTGTTCCGATACGCAGGTCTTTAACACGCAGGCAAATGATCTTAGGAGGAGAGAGAAGTTTAGTACTTCTTGCTGCCTTAAGCTCGAGCGTTATCGGTTTAAGTATAGCTTTAGGATATAACTTTACACTCGGTATAGCAATCGCAAGCATTCTTTGGAGCCTTGAGTTATTTCTGCTTAGACTCATGGGAAAAGCGGATGCTTTAATGAGTTTAGTGTTTATGAGGTCAGTAAAGTTTAAGAGTTATTATCCGTCAAAAGGAAAATATTCAGGGTAG
- a CDS encoding helicase HerA domain-containing protein gives MYLKEWKRQPTGFSDLLNFAVLVDDGIMQGKDGSLSSSRYFKGQDMDSNTNEELEGISARLNAALQKFGSGWMMQIDCIRKKANSYPDTKDMAFPDRTTALIDYERELQFTSYSNNYENLYALTLTYTPPLKAEGKILDILYSNDNFESEATGDKNLNYFKKVTKEFELSLSSILEIKQMRGINYKDEYQKTHTRDQLLEFLAYTVTGKFQKINLPSIPMYLDAIIGNQDFIGGNFPKIGDKYIKCISIEGFPAESYPGILDNLNYLAVEYRFSSRFIFFDNVEAKSIINRHRRKWKQKILGFKDQLFNTRSGAVNFDAINMASDAEVAISEVESGLVKYGDYTNTIILMHEGQSLLNESVEKIIKTIENLGFVARIESVNAVEAYLGSIPGHGYLNVRKSFVNTLNLSDLLPITSVWSGLEYNPNRLYPANSPVLFYSTTAGCTPFRVSLHVEDVGHTLILGATGSGKSTLLSFIIAQHFRYKNAKVFCFDKGYSSFVLAKACGGEHYDIAGDESDLAFYPLAEIDQATERFWAQDWLESLVELQGVKITPQLRQSIHIALDLLANTKSRTITDFINTIQSLEIREALTTYSLAGSMGRLLDANNEGLNKERFQVFEMEHLMALGEKNVAPVLTYLFHKVEKNLDGSPTLIVLDESWMFISHPLFRDRIKEWLKVMRKNNVAVIFATQSLSDIANSVIKDVIYESCPIKILLPNPEAGNEISKTEYEKIGLNSREIDIIKTAIPKRHYYYTSPYGKRLFELGLGGVAKAFVASSGKEDVKKAKLLIKQYGNEWPVQWLREHRLDDWAQGWLTLMNK, from the coding sequence ATGTATTTAAAAGAATGGAAAAGACAGCCTACAGGATTTTCGGATTTACTAAATTTTGCCGTTCTTGTTGATGACGGAATCATGCAAGGTAAAGACGGTAGCCTTAGCTCAAGCCGATACTTTAAGGGGCAGGATATGGATTCTAATACAAATGAGGAACTGGAAGGAATCTCAGCGAGATTAAATGCGGCACTACAAAAGTTCGGGAGCGGCTGGATGATGCAAATAGATTGTATAAGAAAAAAAGCAAATAGCTACCCTGACACAAAAGATATGGCATTCCCCGATAGAACTACCGCTTTAATTGATTACGAAAGAGAATTGCAATTTACAAGTTACAGCAATAACTATGAAAACCTTTATGCACTTACGCTTACCTATACGCCGCCGCTTAAAGCAGAAGGGAAAATATTAGATATATTATACTCAAATGATAACTTTGAGAGTGAAGCAACAGGAGATAAAAACCTAAATTATTTTAAAAAAGTTACTAAGGAATTTGAGCTATCTTTATCTTCTATTCTTGAGATAAAACAAATGCGCGGCATTAATTATAAAGATGAATATCAAAAAACTCATACCCGTGATCAGTTGTTAGAGTTTTTAGCTTATACCGTTACAGGTAAATTTCAAAAGATTAATTTACCGAGCATACCTATGTATTTGGATGCAATAATCGGTAATCAGGATTTTATCGGCGGTAATTTTCCTAAAATAGGAGATAAATACATTAAGTGTATATCAATTGAAGGGTTTCCTGCCGAATCTTATCCAGGGATTTTAGATAATTTAAATTATTTGGCAGTAGAATATCGCTTTAGTTCAAGGTTTATATTCTTTGATAACGTAGAAGCAAAAAGCATAATTAACCGACATCGTAGGAAATGGAAGCAAAAAATTCTAGGTTTTAAAGACCAGTTATTTAACACAAGAAGCGGAGCAGTAAACTTCGATGCAATAAATATGGCATCGGATGCGGAAGTAGCCATATCGGAAGTAGAAAGCGGGTTGGTTAAGTATGGAGATTATACAAATACTATAATTTTAATGCATGAAGGTCAATCTTTGCTCAACGAATCGGTTGAAAAGATAATTAAAACCATAGAGAATTTAGGGTTTGTTGCACGCATTGAAAGTGTGAATGCAGTGGAAGCGTATTTAGGCTCTATTCCTGGCCATGGTTACTTGAATGTAAGAAAATCATTTGTAAATACTTTGAACCTTAGCGATTTACTGCCGATTACATCTGTATGGTCTGGTTTAGAATATAATCCTAATAGATTATATCCCGCAAATAGTCCCGTATTATTTTACAGCACCACCGCAGGTTGTACTCCGTTTAGAGTTTCCTTGCATGTTGAAGATGTCGGGCATACGCTTATATTAGGTGCTACGGGAAGCGGAAAATCTACTCTATTATCATTTATTATTGCACAGCATTTCAGATACAAAAATGCCAAAGTTTTTTGCTTTGATAAAGGGTATAGTTCTTTTGTATTAGCTAAAGCATGCGGAGGGGAGCATTATGATATTGCAGGAGACGAAAGTGATTTAGCCTTTTATCCTCTAGCTGAGATAGATCAAGCAACAGAAAGATTTTGGGCACAGGATTGGCTGGAAAGTTTAGTAGAGTTACAGGGGGTTAAGATCACTCCTCAGTTAAGACAAAGTATTCATATAGCTTTAGATTTGTTAGCAAACACGAAATCGAGAACTATTACCGATTTTATAAATACCATACAAAGCTTAGAAATAAGAGAAGCACTCACTACTTATAGTTTAGCGGGAAGTATGGGAAGGCTGCTTGATGCAAATAATGAGGGGTTAAATAAGGAAAGGTTTCAAGTATTTGAAATGGAGCATCTGATGGCACTGGGTGAAAAAAATGTTGCTCCTGTTTTAACTTATTTATTCCATAAGGTGGAAAAGAATTTAGACGGTTCACCGACTCTGATTGTTTTAGATGAATCCTGGATGTTTATCTCTCATCCCTTATTTAGGGATAGGATAAAAGAATGGTTAAAAGTTATGAGGAAAAATAATGTAGCAGTAATTTTTGCTACGCAATCTTTATCGGATATAGCAAACAGTGTTATTAAAGATGTTATATATGAATCATGTCCGATTAAAATACTGCTTCCTAACCCTGAAGCGGGTAATGAGATTTCAAAAACAGAGTATGAAAAAATAGGGCTTAATTCACGTGAAATTGATATAATTAAAACGGCAATTCCTAAACGGCATTATTATTATACTTCACCTTACGGCAAGAGGTTATTTGAACTGGGATTAGGAGGAGTTGCAAAAGCATTTGTCGCCTCATCAGGCAAGGAGGATGTAAAGAAGGCAAAATTATTAATTAAGCAGTATGGTAATGAATGGCCTGTGCAGTGGCTAAGAGAGCATAGGCTGGATGATTGGGCTCAAGGCTGGCTAACTCTTATGAACAAATAG
- the trbJ gene encoding P-type conjugative transfer protein TrbJ, giving the protein MKLLLTIICVLPLTALAGGDDVYVQAPTGNATETTQIANNVLLKENSMYQSSILDHQVKMLITQSEMLTKQLEQINDMNKNTKSVSDPVWSNTAQLLQTLGKIVKSGQALSYSSQNINEEFTSKYPGYRTSNNYSKDYQEWSSITMDSIRGSMNAANLQANEFVTEDKLISQLQTMSKTAEGRMQAIQVGNMIATENVQQLRKLRQLQMAQMQAQNNYLVSRNQKEMTKQAALDNFLNVDDPTLNRKYKTFKGGNIK; this is encoded by the coding sequence ATGAAGCTACTATTAACTATTATTTGTGTACTACCCTTAACTGCATTAGCAGGAGGAGATGATGTATATGTTCAGGCACCTACCGGCAATGCAACGGAAACTACTCAAATAGCTAATAATGTATTGCTTAAAGAAAACTCTATGTATCAAAGCTCAATACTGGATCACCAGGTAAAGATGCTGATAACCCAGTCGGAAATGCTCACAAAGCAACTTGAACAGATAAATGATATGAATAAAAATACGAAATCAGTTTCAGATCCCGTATGGAGTAATACAGCTCAGTTGTTACAAACTTTAGGCAAAATTGTAAAAAGCGGGCAAGCTTTATCTTATAGTAGCCAAAACATTAATGAAGAGTTTACGAGCAAATACCCCGGGTACCGTACTTCTAATAACTACAGTAAAGATTATCAGGAATGGTCGAGTATAACCATGGACTCAATTAGGGGATCAATGAATGCAGCAAATCTACAAGCTAATGAATTTGTAACGGAAGATAAGTTAATAAGCCAATTACAAACTATGTCTAAAACCGCTGAAGGCAGAATGCAGGCAATCCAGGTCGGCAATATGATTGCGACTGAAAATGTACAGCAGTTAAGAAAGTTAAGGCAGCTACAAATGGCACAAATGCAGGCGCAAAATAATTACCTGGTTAGCCGAAATCAAAAAGAAATGACAAAACAAGCGGCTTTAGATAATTTTTTAAATGTAGATGACCCTACACTTAACCGTAAATACAAAACTTTTAAAGGAGGAAACATAAAATGA